One window of Nymphaea colorata isolate Beijing-Zhang1983 chromosome 11, ASM883128v2, whole genome shotgun sequence genomic DNA carries:
- the LOC116264394 gene encoding uncharacterized protein LOC116264394 isoform X6, producing the protein MSGDGHKAQSISGMDCKDYKVLIGFSEKAYNIFLDFMTRVAEFEELVNVGGRFLSTYKSELELFRRPPLQMKTTVIKEIMEANNSGWMRSYIEAGCRHQHTDIDNINKLNMCQQGIHEHIVKATTLLDELGCLMENVLVLVKEEIEKLSHYMDELQDDGLVYPLIRAEEGGNGFSWEPVH; encoded by the exons ATGTCTGGGGACGGGCATAAAGCTCAAAG TATCAGTGGCATGGACTGTAAAGACTATAAGGTGTTAATTGGTTTTAGCGAGAAGGCTTACAATATCTTTCTAGATTTCATGACAAG GGTTGCTGAGTTTGAAGAGTTGGTAAATGTTGGTGGTCGATTTCTTTCAACCTATAAATCGGAACTAG AGTTATTTCGGCGGCCTCCCTTACAGATGAAGACTACTGTCATCAAAGAGATTATGGAAGCAAATAATAGCGGATGGATGAGGTCATACATTGAAGCAGGATGCAGGCATCAACACACAGACATAGACAACATAAACAAGT TGAACATGTGCCAGCAAGGAATCCATGAACATATAGTGAAGG CAACGACCCTTCTTGATGAACTTGGGTGTCTCATGGAGAATGTGCTTGTGTTAGTTAAGGAGGAAATTGAGAAATTATCACATTATATGGATGAGCTCCAGGATGATGGTTTGGTTTATCCATTAATTAGGGCGGAGGAG